The Acidobacteriota bacterium genome has a segment encoding these proteins:
- the ggt gene encoding gamma-glutamyltransferase: MIAGGSFVRRAAGPAAVLLLGLSAACAGSRPVGPGDVVAGRAMVASAHPAATAVGLEILKKGGNAVDAAVATAFALSMAEPNASGVGGGGFMIIKMAGQPGAVMIDYRETAPRNATPEYYYGAGPSFDARTAEGPDAVGVPGLVAGAALALDKYGTMSLARVLEPAIRLCREGVTVSPKLNGMIVENMEKIQKYPAAAAIYLPDGLPAEPGAVLRNEDLAVTLERIAAGGPRVFYEGPTAEAVAAELRRLGGVMEAADLAGYRAKLRTPVTGTYRGYEILSAAPPTGGGTHLVELLNIIEGFDVKSMGPGSARLIHVLAEAMKMIYADKAVNSGDPDVFDIPVAALTDKAYAARLRDRIVEAKARFDYAPPSLVGRESESTSHLSVADEKGNVVALTQSINSFFGSGVVVPGTGIILNNHLADFDSQAGGPNAIGPGRRPASSIAPTVVCRSGKPVLVLGSPGAARIVSALAQIVINFVDFGMGLDEAIEAPRVHCLTKTLAVEGRIPGEVVKTLESWGHKVKVYPDWDNYFGGAQGIFLDARAGRICGAADSRRDGAAAGY, encoded by the coding sequence ATGATCGCCGGGGGATCCTTTGTCCGCCGGGCGGCCGGTCCGGCCGCCGTCCTCCTCCTCGGCCTGTCGGCCGCCTGCGCCGGGAGCCGGCCGGTCGGTCCGGGCGACGTCGTGGCCGGCCGGGCCATGGTCGCCTCGGCCCACCCCGCCGCCACGGCCGTCGGCCTCGAGATCCTCAAGAAGGGCGGCAACGCCGTCGATGCCGCCGTGGCCACGGCTTTCGCCCTGAGCATGGCCGAGCCGAACGCCTCGGGCGTCGGGGGCGGCGGCTTCATGATCATCAAGATGGCCGGCCAGCCCGGGGCGGTCATGATCGATTACCGGGAGACGGCCCCCCGCAACGCGACGCCGGAATATTACTACGGGGCGGGCCCGTCCTTCGACGCCCGGACGGCCGAGGGGCCGGACGCGGTCGGCGTGCCCGGGCTGGTCGCCGGCGCCGCCCTGGCCCTGGACAAGTACGGCACGATGAGCCTGGCCCGGGTCCTCGAACCGGCCATCCGGCTCTGCCGGGAGGGCGTCACGGTCAGCCCGAAGCTCAACGGGATGATCGTCGAGAACATGGAAAAGATCCAGAAATACCCGGCCGCGGCGGCCATCTACCTGCCGGACGGCCTGCCGGCCGAGCCAGGGGCCGTGCTTCGCAACGAGGACCTGGCCGTGACGCTGGAGAGGATCGCGGCCGGCGGGCCGCGCGTCTTCTACGAAGGCCCGACGGCCGAGGCTGTCGCCGCCGAGCTCCGGCGGCTGGGCGGGGTCATGGAGGCCGCGGACCTAGCCGGCTACCGGGCCAAGCTCCGGACACCCGTCACCGGGACCTACCGCGGCTACGAGATCCTGTCGGCGGCGCCGCCGACGGGCGGCGGCACCCACCTCGTCGAGCTCCTGAACATCATCGAGGGCTTCGACGTGAAAAGCATGGGTCCGGGGAGCGCCCGGCTCATCCACGTCCTGGCCGAGGCCATGAAGATGATCTACGCCGACAAGGCCGTCAATTCCGGCGACCCCGACGTTTTCGACATCCCCGTGGCCGCACTGACCGACAAGGCCTACGCCGCCAGGCTGCGGGACCGGATCGTCGAGGCGAAGGCCCGCTTCGATTACGCCCCGCCTTCGCTCGTCGGCAGGGAGAGCGAGAGCACCTCCCACCTGTCCGTCGCCGACGAGAAGGGCAACGTCGTCGCCCTGACCCAGAGCATCAACAGCTTCTTCGGCTCGGGCGTCGTCGTCCCCGGCACGGGCATCATCCTCAACAATCACCTGGCTGATTTCGACAGCCAGGCCGGCGGCCCGAACGCCATCGGCCCGGGCCGGCGCCCGGCCAGCAGCATCGCCCCGACGGTGGTCTGCCGGTCCGGGAAGCCGGTCCTGGTCCTGGGCTCGCCCGGCGCGGCCCGGATCGTTTCGGCCCTGGCCCAGATCGTCATCAACTTCGTCGATTTCGGCATGGGCCTGGACGAAGCCATCGAGGCGCCGCGGGTGCACTGCCTGACAAAAACCCTGGCCGTCGAGGGGCGCATCCCCGGCGAGGTCGTCAAGACGCTCGAGTCCTGGGGGCACAAGGTCAAGGTCTATCCGGACTGGGACAACTATTTCGGGGGAGCCCAGGGGATCTTTCTCGACGCCCGGGCCGGGAGGATCTGCGGCGCGGCCGACTCCCGCCGGGACGGCGCGGCCGCGGGCTATTGA
- a CDS encoding GWxTD domain-containing protein, with product MKKFFWTHLLVAGFLIASPLPRIEDLPPKYRAWLNEEVVYIITAKEKDVFLKLASDRERDIFIEAFWNQRDPIPETPQNEFKIEHYNRIRYANEKFGKGTSKPGWKTDRGRVHIILGKPRSSNSYGGESLNLVPIDLWFYQGEYGHGLPQAFYVLFFQEDGIGDYILYSPIRHGAKELIESYDGDPSQAVNVLLRVDRELANVSLSLIPGEQNAYGGMPEMRSETLLASIQSYPQKLVNDIYAEKLFKYKSIVEVDRSVNYVPNDALLKVVAEKDGRRFVHYAVEPNRLSIGRVGDRYVVHLEVFGRVSDPADRTVYQFQKDVSLDFGADEVADMKTKRLSFQDAFPLIEGRFKFSVLIKNPISKEFTSYEDEIVVPPRAEARGLGPVFLSRALEPGDSPDGDFRPFRLGHLQIQPVASRIFDQDAPLVISVGIPPMSPESRAAATLDLSFFREDQKVRFVSRSLRDLGDPACFSEELAPKEFEPGIYRLVATLLDGDQKELGAAREDFIVNAGRVPRPLWRLAQALPPLDDPGYSHILGTQLLNSGRPEEAKILLEEACRKDPASLEFSLGLSQALFELKAYPAVQDVLVRFLSRAAERPEIYEMLGKSAYFQKGFGSAVYYFKKYLSRFGAKIEILNLLGESYYGAGELESARSAWKKSIEIEPGQPEIVKKLDGLR from the coding sequence ATGAAAAAATTCTTCTGGACGCACCTCCTTGTGGCGGGCTTTCTTATCGCTTCGCCGCTTCCCCGGATCGAGGACTTGCCTCCGAAGTACCGCGCCTGGCTGAACGAAGAGGTCGTCTATATCATTACCGCGAAAGAAAAGGATGTCTTCCTGAAACTGGCTTCCGACAGGGAGAGGGACATCTTCATCGAGGCCTTCTGGAACCAGCGCGACCCCATCCCGGAAACCCCGCAGAACGAATTCAAGATCGAGCACTACAACCGGATCCGCTATGCCAACGAGAAGTTCGGCAAGGGGACCTCGAAGCCGGGCTGGAAGACGGATCGAGGACGCGTGCACATCATCCTGGGCAAACCCAGGAGCTCGAACTCTTACGGCGGGGAGAGCCTGAACCTGGTCCCCATCGACCTCTGGTTCTATCAAGGGGAGTATGGCCACGGGCTTCCCCAGGCCTTTTACGTCCTCTTCTTTCAAGAGGACGGCATCGGGGACTACATCCTCTACAGCCCCATCAGGCACGGCGCCAAGGAGCTCATCGAATCCTACGACGGCGACCCCTCTCAGGCGGTGAATGTCCTGCTCCGCGTCGACCGGGAGCTGGCCAACGTCTCGTTGTCCCTCATCCCGGGAGAGCAGAATGCATATGGGGGCATGCCCGAGATGCGGTCCGAGACGCTCCTGGCCTCGATCCAGAGTTACCCGCAGAAACTGGTCAATGACATCTATGCCGAGAAGCTCTTCAAGTACAAGTCCATCGTCGAGGTCGACCGGTCCGTGAACTATGTCCCGAACGACGCTCTCCTGAAGGTCGTCGCGGAGAAGGATGGCCGCCGGTTCGTTCATTATGCCGTGGAGCCCAACCGGCTTTCCATCGGTCGGGTTGGGGACCGCTATGTTGTTCATCTCGAGGTCTTCGGCCGGGTCTCCGATCCCGCCGACAGGACCGTCTATCAATTCCAGAAGGACGTCTCGCTGGATTTCGGCGCGGACGAAGTCGCCGACATGAAGACCAAGAGGTTGTCGTTCCAGGACGCCTTCCCCCTGATCGAGGGGCGTTTCAAGTTCAGCGTCCTGATCAAGAACCCCATCTCCAAGGAATTCACCTCCTACGAGGACGAGATCGTAGTTCCGCCGCGCGCGGAAGCCCGCGGACTCGGCCCCGTCTTCCTGTCCCGGGCCCTGGAGCCCGGGGACTCCCCGGACGGGGACTTCCGGCCGTTCCGCCTGGGTCATCTCCAGATCCAGCCTGTCGCCAGCCGGATCTTCGACCAGGACGCCCCGCTGGTCATAAGCGTCGGCATCCCGCCGATGAGCCCGGAGTCGAGGGCCGCGGCGACCCTCGATCTATCCTTCTTTAGAGAGGACCAGAAGGTCCGCTTCGTCAGCCGCTCGCTCCGGGATCTGGGGGATCCCGCCTGTTTCTCCGAGGAGCTGGCGCCCAAGGAGTTCGAGCCGGGGATCTATCGCCTCGTCGCGACGCTCCTGGACGGGGACCAGAAGGAGCTGGGCGCCGCCCGGGAGGACTTCATCGTCAACGCCGGGCGCGTGCCCCGGCCCCTCTGGCGCCTGGCCCAGGCGCTTCCGCCGCTCGATGATCCCGGCTATTCCCATATTCTGGGGACGCAACTGCTGAACAGCGGCCGGCCCGAGGAGGCCAAAATCCTCCTGGAGGAGGCTTGCCGCAAGGACCCGGCTTCCCTCGAGTTCAGCCTGGGCCTGAGCCAGGCCCTTTTCGAGTTGAAGGCCTATCCGGCGGTCCAGGACGTCCTGGTCCGGTTCCTGTCCAGAGCCGCGGAGCGGCCGGAGATCTACGAGATGCTGGGGAAATCCGCCTATTTCCAGAAGGGCTTCGGTTCGGCCGTTTATTATTTCAAGAAATACCTTTCCCGTTTCGGGGCGAAGATCGAGATCCTCAACCTGCTCGGTGAAAGCTATTACGGGGCGGGAGAGCTCGAATCGGCCCGCTCAGCCTGGAAGAAATCGATCGAGATCGAGCCGGGACAGCCGGAGATCGTCAAGAAGCTCGACGGCCTCCGGTGA
- a CDS encoding sulfatase-like hydrolase/transferase codes for MKAHRPPRTLLIAAALALLAGAVRPGRAEGRRANLLLITVDTLRADRLSCYDPAHVATPAMDGLAASGLIFDRAFSHVPLTLPAHASLLLGMTPPAHGVRDNGRFVAAEGSLTLAELLKSHGYATAAFVGGYPLHSRFGLAQGFEVYDDRFAAAPGLGREFAEAPAGAVADKALAWLEGRREPWFLWAHFYDPHDPYDPPEPYRSRFKDAPYDGEVAYVDATIGRLLARLRDLGLQGRTVIVLTGDHGESLGDHGELTHGFLACNSTLWVPLVIAAPAVRPGRTGEVVSHIDVFPTVCDLLAIPKPAGLEGRSLAPALAGRKLAPAPVYFECLSPYYGRGWAPLRGFLDGRMKFVDSPVPELYDLRGDFGEARNLAAGRDLSAYRKALARLAREDMPVGGSGTGAKLDAAAVERLRSLGYAAGPAAPKKAAFGPADDVKALLPHHTKAMRALVLSRDGRAGEAVRMLQEVIAARPDLDVARVNLALVYEAAGRTGEARQVLMESLRALPESYDVFAHAASFLIAAGEFREAASLIESRSLPQMESDPKIWVDLGLCCRNLKDYAKARTAYEAALAVDPTYPVVYNNLGTLELALLEEGRDPGAAGKAAAHFEKAIALDPGYAAAYYGLGQARYRAGRLDEAIAAMTAAAALDPGLLDAKFYLGLALYRQKRFAEALGPLVAYREKAGSDLDAADLRKLDGIIAECRARK; via the coding sequence ATGAAAGCGCACAGACCGCCGCGGACGTTGCTCATCGCCGCCGCGCTGGCCCTTCTCGCCGGGGCCGTCCGGCCGGGCCGGGCCGAGGGCCGGCGAGCGAACCTGCTGCTCATCACCGTGGACACACTGCGGGCCGACCGGCTGAGCTGCTACGATCCGGCCCATGTCGCCACGCCTGCCATGGACGGGCTCGCGGCCTCGGGCCTGATCTTCGACCGCGCCTTCTCGCACGTCCCGCTGACCCTGCCGGCGCACGCCAGCCTTCTCCTCGGCATGACGCCGCCGGCCCACGGCGTCCGCGACAACGGCCGCTTCGTCGCCGCCGAAGGGTCCTTGACGCTGGCCGAGCTGCTGAAGTCGCACGGCTACGCCACGGCGGCTTTCGTCGGCGGCTATCCCCTGCACTCCCGCTTCGGCCTGGCCCAGGGCTTCGAGGTCTACGACGACCGGTTCGCCGCGGCCCCGGGCCTGGGCCGGGAATTCGCCGAGGCCCCGGCCGGCGCCGTCGCCGACAAGGCCCTGGCCTGGCTCGAGGGCCGGCGCGAGCCCTGGTTCCTCTGGGCCCACTTCTACGATCCGCACGATCCCTACGACCCGCCGGAGCCGTACCGGTCGCGGTTCAAGGACGCCCCCTACGACGGCGAGGTGGCCTACGTCGACGCGACGATCGGCCGCCTCCTGGCCCGCCTCCGGGACCTCGGCCTGCAGGGAAGGACGGTGATCGTTCTGACCGGGGACCATGGCGAATCCCTCGGCGACCACGGCGAGCTGACGCACGGCTTCCTGGCCTGCAACTCGACGCTGTGGGTGCCGCTTGTCATCGCCGCGCCGGCCGTCCGGCCCGGCCGGACCGGCGAAGTCGTCTCCCACATCGACGTCTTCCCGACCGTCTGCGATCTCCTGGCCATCCCCAAGCCCGCCGGGCTCGAAGGACGGTCGCTAGCTCCCGCCCTGGCCGGCCGGAAGCTGGCGCCCGCGCCGGTCTACTTCGAGTGCCTCTCGCCCTACTACGGCCGGGGCTGGGCGCCCCTGCGCGGTTTTCTCGACGGGCGCATGAAGTTCGTCGATTCGCCCGTGCCCGAGCTCTACGATCTCCGCGGCGACTTCGGCGAGGCCCGCAACCTGGCCGCCGGCCGGGACCTGTCGGCCTACCGCAAGGCCCTGGCGCGGCTGGCCCGGGAGGATATGCCGGTCGGCGGTTCCGGGACGGGGGCCAAGCTCGACGCGGCGGCCGTCGAGCGGCTGCGCAGCCTGGGCTACGCGGCCGGGCCGGCCGCGCCGAAGAAGGCCGCCTTCGGACCGGCCGATGACGTCAAGGCGCTCCTCCCCCATCACACCAAGGCCATGCGGGCCCTCGTCCTGAGCCGCGATGGCCGGGCCGGTGAGGCCGTCAGGATGCTCCAGGAGGTCATCGCGGCCCGGCCGGATCTCGATGTCGCCCGGGTCAACCTGGCCCTCGTCTACGAAGCCGCGGGCCGGACCGGCGAGGCCCGGCAGGTGCTCATGGAAAGCCTCCGCGCCCTGCCTGAAAGCTACGACGTTTTCGCCCACGCCGCGAGCTTTCTCATCGCGGCCGGCGAGTTCCGTGAGGCCGCCTCGCTCATCGAATCCCGTTCCCTGCCGCAGATGGAGAGCGACCCGAAGATCTGGGTCGACCTCGGGCTCTGCTGCAGGAACCTGAAGGATTATGCCAAGGCCAGGACCGCCTATGAAGCGGCCCTGGCCGTCGACCCGACGTATCCCGTCGTCTATAACAACCTGGGGACGCTCGAGCTCGCCCTCCTCGAGGAAGGCCGCGATCCCGGCGCGGCCGGGAAGGCCGCGGCCCACTTCGAGAAGGCCATCGCCCTCGATCCCGGCTACGCCGCCGCCTATTACGGGCTGGGCCAGGCGCGCTACCGGGCCGGACGCCTCGACGAGGCCATCGCCGCCATGACGGCGGCCGCCGCCCTCGATCCCGGGCTTCTGGACGCCAAGTTCTATCTGGGCCTGGCCCTTTACCGGCAGAAGCGCTTCGCCGAGGCCCTCGGCCCGCTCGTAGCCTACCGGGAGAAGGCCGGGAGCGATCTCGACGCCGCCGACCTGAGGAAGCTCGACGGGATAATCGCGGAATGCCGAGCCCGGAAATGA
- a CDS encoding aspartate/glutamate racemase family protein: MKRSTASILTLFAALAAFSCAKPAKSREALIEEVLLKKQDVTIVVTDSGLGGLSVAADIAARLPGSGVFRRARIVFYNALFDNLGYNGLASEAEKDRIFDVVLRAMKKRYRPDILLIACNTLSVVYDRTAFSRKAPFPVVGIVDTGVDLIARQFEKTPGATAILFGTKTTIENEAHKKALVARGFPAERIVGQACHKLAGAIERGIATEETVGYIRRFVDEALAKTGPAAGPLFASFNCTHYGYARQQFAEAFAAAGRPGIELLDPNPLMGDVLFRPAYLHRHPRTEVAVEVVSKLEITEQERGAIGPLLEAVSPAVAAAFRNYTLDPKLFEVAFERPKKK; encoded by the coding sequence ATGAAAAGATCGACGGCTTCGATCCTGACGCTTTTCGCGGCCCTGGCCGCGTTCTCCTGCGCCAAACCGGCGAAAAGCCGCGAGGCCCTGATCGAGGAGGTCCTGTTAAAGAAGCAGGACGTCACCATCGTGGTCACGGACTCGGGACTGGGCGGGTTGTCGGTCGCGGCCGACATCGCCGCCCGGCTGCCGGGCAGCGGCGTCTTTCGCCGGGCCCGCATCGTTTTCTACAACGCCCTCTTCGACAACCTCGGCTACAACGGCTTGGCCTCCGAAGCCGAGAAGGACCGCATCTTCGACGTCGTTCTCCGGGCCATGAAAAAGCGCTACCGGCCCGACATCCTGCTCATCGCCTGCAACACCCTGTCGGTCGTCTACGACCGGACGGCCTTCTCCCGAAAAGCGCCCTTCCCGGTGGTCGGCATCGTCGATACGGGCGTCGACCTCATCGCCCGGCAATTCGAAAAGACCCCCGGGGCCACGGCCATCCTCTTCGGGACGAAGACCACGATCGAGAACGAAGCGCACAAGAAGGCCCTCGTGGCCCGGGGGTTCCCGGCCGAACGGATCGTCGGCCAGGCCTGCCACAAGCTGGCCGGGGCGATCGAGCGGGGCATCGCGACGGAGGAGACGGTGGGTTACATCCGCCGGTTCGTGGACGAGGCCCTGGCCAAGACCGGCCCCGCCGCCGGGCCCCTGTTCGCCAGCTTCAACTGCACCCACTACGGCTACGCCCGGCAGCAGTTCGCCGAGGCCTTCGCCGCGGCCGGGCGCCCGGGGATCGAGCTCCTCGATCCCAACCCGCTCATGGGCGACGTCCTCTTCCGGCCGGCCTATCTCCACAGGCATCCGCGGACTGAGGTGGCCGTCGAGGTCGTCTCCAAGCTGGAGATCACCGAGCAGGAACGCGGGGCCATCGGGCCGCTCCTCGAAGCGGTCTCCCCGGCCGTGGCCGCGGCCTTCCGGAACTACACCCTCGACCCGAAGCTCTTCGAGGTCGCCTTCGAGCGGCCGAAGAAGAAATAG
- a CDS encoding TonB-dependent receptor, translating into MKVSLSRPLLVLLAALLVTTAGYAQRQTGSISGRVLDAENNPLPGATVSLSGPAMMGTQDFVSSETGAFRFAALSPGRDFELKVALPGFKTVIRPGLIVGVGRTTEVDIVMEMSTVSEEVTVTAPSPVVDVQATKTNVNYSAQFLASLPMNRDLYDIQNSIPGAISEGVEYRRTSSILGGTVRSQLYALDGVPLNDPATNYSMANINVDVYEEIEFETGGHPAEVGQTDSTYVNIVTKSGGNKFSGGVTFYYANKNLAENLISDEQVLALGVNPPEKFTDYKDLSLNLGGPVIKDRLWFFVNGRRLTYEQANPLTPENRMANLGIASTHYDMNHQEWLGFGKLTFQITPKLKYFGMLHYNHLYEPVYNNSFGSDADFSYTRIWDHENTYTTTHQFNWIINQDTFLDIRGTYVWRNFPLHSRNEGEYTYYDNTQKVYWGTAGYNDDYIRKKTLASVSATRFQDDFLGASHEFKAGFEFEQSEYHRDWYRANPYYSYWANYATGNPYYYNTSTRQGRLRIRTCPDSAGQWDVQDHIRRFSGYLQDSARTGRWTINVGLRLDYSYQYEPPQSRPELRYNYGPELLNPVYGSENPNILLEALIDQIQTDPAMGISPWDALALTQTKTVVSFTTLSPRLGVVYDVFGNGKTAIKASFGRYYEPVWASKYNGGQIFGATTFDFRWNDRNANGLMDLPADGDTYVLSSYQEQDPTFNYYAENLKTPYTMELSLGVDQELAKDFRIGGQFLYKISKNIVDDVDMYNGYDPTLTDENGLVWLPYDATDPGWDGVFGTGDDKTITVYGLRDDRPVPTMYGVNPAGAKRQYWAGILTFDKRMSHRWQFKGSILYGRFKGNCDPGYSATEGESTMFDDPNTLTYAYGSVSFDRPFQLKLMGTYVLPYDIIISAYLQARSGSGWGRTFDRVYFPSGFGAQSTYASSIRTEPDGSRWTPSYTNLDLRLEKEFVFAKKVKLSVYADVFNLAGRSGININENPYARLYSAATTPYQTLSTTYKQITSVYGVRSVRLGARVTF; encoded by the coding sequence ATGAAGGTATCCTTGTCCCGTCCTCTGCTCGTTCTGCTAGCAGCACTCCTCGTCACGACCGCGGGCTACGCCCAGCGGCAGACCGGCTCGATCTCGGGCCGCGTCCTGGATGCGGAGAACAACCCGCTTCCCGGCGCGACCGTCAGCCTGTCGGGCCCGGCCATGATGGGGACGCAAGACTTCGTTTCCTCCGAAACCGGCGCCTTCCGCTTCGCCGCCCTGTCGCCGGGCAGGGACTTCGAGCTCAAGGTCGCCCTGCCGGGCTTCAAGACGGTCATCCGGCCCGGACTCATCGTCGGCGTCGGGCGGACGACCGAGGTCGACATCGTCATGGAGATGTCCACGGTCTCCGAGGAGGTCACGGTGACGGCCCCCTCGCCCGTCGTCGACGTCCAGGCGACCAAGACCAACGTCAACTACAGCGCCCAGTTCCTGGCCAGCCTGCCCATGAACCGGGACCTCTATGACATCCAGAACTCGATCCCCGGGGCCATCTCCGAGGGCGTCGAGTACCGCCGGACGTCGTCGATCCTCGGCGGCACGGTCCGCAGCCAGCTCTACGCCCTCGACGGCGTGCCCCTCAACGACCCGGCCACGAACTACTCGATGGCCAACATCAACGTCGACGTCTACGAGGAGATCGAGTTCGAGACCGGCGGCCACCCGGCCGAGGTCGGTCAGACCGACTCGACCTACGTCAACATCGTCACCAAGAGCGGCGGCAACAAGTTCAGCGGCGGCGTGACCTTCTACTACGCGAACAAGAACCTGGCCGAGAACCTGATCTCCGACGAGCAGGTCCTGGCCCTGGGGGTCAATCCGCCCGAGAAGTTCACGGATTACAAGGACTTGTCCCTGAACCTCGGGGGACCGGTCATCAAGGACCGGCTCTGGTTCTTCGTCAACGGCCGCCGGCTGACGTACGAGCAGGCCAACCCGCTGACGCCCGAGAACCGCATGGCTAATCTCGGCATCGCCAGCACCCACTACGACATGAACCACCAGGAATGGCTTGGCTTCGGCAAGCTGACCTTCCAGATCACGCCCAAGCTCAAGTACTTCGGCATGCTCCACTACAACCACCTCTACGAGCCGGTCTACAACAACAGCTTCGGCTCGGACGCCGACTTCTCCTACACGCGCATCTGGGACCACGAGAACACCTACACGACGACGCACCAGTTCAACTGGATCATCAACCAGGACACGTTCCTCGACATCCGCGGCACCTATGTCTGGCGCAACTTCCCCCTCCACTCGCGCAACGAAGGCGAGTACACCTACTACGACAACACCCAGAAGGTCTATTGGGGGACGGCCGGCTACAACGACGATTACATCCGGAAAAAGACCCTGGCCTCGGTCTCGGCGACCCGCTTCCAGGACGACTTCCTCGGGGCCAGCCACGAGTTCAAGGCGGGCTTCGAGTTCGAGCAATCCGAGTATCACCGGGACTGGTACAGGGCCAACCCCTACTACTCCTACTGGGCCAACTACGCGACCGGCAACCCCTACTATTACAACACGAGCACACGCCAGGGGCGCCTGCGCATCCGGACCTGCCCGGACAGCGCCGGCCAGTGGGACGTCCAGGACCACATCCGCCGCTTCTCGGGCTATCTTCAGGACAGCGCCCGGACGGGCCGCTGGACCATCAACGTCGGGCTGCGGCTCGATTATTCCTATCAGTACGAGCCGCCGCAGTCCCGGCCGGAGCTCCGCTATAACTACGGCCCCGAGCTGCTCAACCCGGTTTACGGCTCCGAGAATCCGAACATCCTGCTCGAGGCTCTCATCGATCAGATCCAGACCGACCCGGCGATGGGCATCTCGCCCTGGGACGCCCTGGCCCTGACCCAGACCAAGACGGTCGTCTCCTTCACCACCCTTTCGCCCCGGCTCGGCGTCGTCTACGACGTGTTCGGGAACGGCAAGACCGCGATCAAGGCCTCCTTCGGCCGCTACTACGAGCCGGTCTGGGCGTCCAAGTACAACGGCGGCCAGATCTTCGGCGCCACCACCTTCGATTTCCGTTGGAACGACCGCAACGCCAACGGTCTGATGGACCTGCCGGCCGACGGCGACACCTATGTCCTGAGCTCCTACCAGGAACAGGATCCGACATTCAACTACTACGCCGAGAACCTCAAGACCCCCTACACGATGGAGCTGTCGCTCGGCGTCGACCAGGAGCTGGCCAAGGACTTCCGGATCGGCGGGCAGTTCCTCTACAAGATCAGCAAGAACATCGTCGACGACGTCGACATGTACAACGGCTACGACCCGACGCTGACCGACGAGAACGGGCTCGTCTGGCTGCCCTACGACGCGACCGATCCCGGCTGGGACGGCGTCTTCGGCACCGGCGACGACAAGACCATCACGGTCTACGGCCTCCGCGATGACCGCCCCGTGCCGACCATGTACGGCGTCAATCCGGCCGGGGCCAAGCGGCAATACTGGGCCGGCATCTTGACCTTCGACAAGCGGATGAGCCACCGCTGGCAGTTCAAGGGCTCCATCCTCTACGGCCGGTTCAAGGGCAACTGCGACCCCGGCTACTCCGCCACCGAGGGCGAATCGACGATGTTCGACGATCCCAACACGCTGACCTACGCCTACGGCTCGGTCTCCTTCGACCGGCCCTTCCAGCTCAAGCTAATGGGCACCTACGTCCTGCCCTACGACATCATCATCAGCGCCTACCTCCAGGCCCGGAGCGGCTCCGGCTGGGGACGGACCTTCGACCGCGTCTACTTCCCGAGCGGCTTCGGAGCCCAGTCGACGTACGCCAGCAGCATCCGGACCGAGCCCGACGGCTCGCGCTGGACGCCGTCCTACACCAACCTCGACCTCCGTCTGGAGAAGGAATTCGTCTTCGCCAAGAAGGTGAAGCTCAGCGTCTACGCCGACGTCTTCAACCTGGCCGGGCGCAGCGGCATCAACATCAACGAAAACCCTTACGCCCGCCTGTACTCGGCGGCGACCACGCCCTACCAGACATTGAGCACGACCTACAAGCAGATCACCAGCGTCTACGGCGTCCGTTCCGTCCGGCTGGGCGCCCGAGTCACGTTCTGA
- a CDS encoding tetratricopeptide repeat protein translates to MRCCSRRAAVLAAAVALAFACALTAAPPLAAQENIGRGRITGQVVDETGQPLAGAKIVVQIVDGTTRLEGMSDKKGRFAVAGMGTGRWRVTATLEGHADSFVEMSISQVRPNPAVTLTLKSAGGRGFQADPESLAALDRATALEKEGRLDEALAELEGFLRKYPDIFQVRTNLGAIRLEKGDLAGAEAEFRAVLDATAGAAGQLPKDKASAARALTGLGEVALKKDDLGTAVRSFSDALALSPDDEAAAYNVGEILFSNQRIDEAISYFEMAIRINKDWPRPYHKLGFVHLNKGEYDQALEFFRKFLELDPEGPEAPAVKNVMEAIAKMKKSGEPR, encoded by the coding sequence ATGCGTTGCTGCTCACGCCGCGCGGCCGTCCTCGCGGCGGCTGTCGCTCTGGCCTTCGCCTGCGCCCTGACGGCCGCCCCGCCGCTCGCGGCCCAGGAGAACATCGGCCGCGGCCGGATCACCGGCCAGGTCGTCGACGAGACGGGCCAGCCACTGGCCGGGGCGAAGATCGTGGTCCAGATCGTCGACGGGACGACCCGGCTCGAAGGGATGTCGGACAAGAAGGGCCGCTTCGCCGTGGCCGGCATGGGCACGGGACGGTGGCGCGTCACGGCGACCCTCGAAGGCCATGCCGACTCGTTCGTCGAGATGTCCATCAGCCAGGTCCGGCCCAATCCGGCCGTCACGCTGACGCTGAAGAGCGCCGGCGGCCGGGGGTTCCAGGCCGACCCCGAGAGCCTGGCCGCCCTCGACCGGGCCACCGCCCTCGAAAAGGAGGGCCGGCTCGACGAGGCCCTGGCCGAGCTCGAGGGCTTCCTTCGGAAGTACCCGGACATCTTCCAGGTCCGGACCAACCTCGGCGCCATCCGCCTCGAGAAGGGCGACCTGGCCGGCGCCGAAGCCGAGTTCCGGGCCGTCCTGGACGCGACCGCCGGGGCGGCGGGCCAGCTGCCCAAGGACAAGGCCTCGGCCGCCCGCGCCTTGACCGGCCTGGGCGAGGTCGCGCTCAAGAAGGACGACCTCGGGACCGCGGTCCGGTCCTTCAGCGACGCCCTGGCCCTCTCGCCCGACGACGAGGCCGCGGCCTACAACGTCGGCGAGATCCTGTTCTCGAACCAGAGGATCGACGAGGCCATCAGCTACTTTGAAATGGCCATCCGGATCAACAAGGATTGGCCCCGGCCCTATCACAAGCTCGGGTTCGTCCATCTCAACAAGGGCGAATACGACCAGGCCCTCGAGTTCTTCCGTAAGTTCCTCGAGCTCGACCCCGAGGGCCCGGAGGCGCCCGCCGTCAAGAACGTCATGGAGGCCATTGCCAAGATGAAAAAGTCCGGAGAGCCCCGATGA